Proteins found in one Cellulomonas palmilytica genomic segment:
- a CDS encoding metal-sensitive transcriptional regulator, protein MHGYTTDKDDYLKRLRRIEGQVRGIARMVDEDVYCIDVLTQIAAVTKALQAVSIGLVEDHLGHCVVDAARRDPDEGQAKVKEAADAIARLVRS, encoded by the coding sequence ATGCACGGCTACACCACCGACAAGGACGACTACCTCAAGCGGCTGCGCCGCATCGAGGGCCAGGTCCGCGGCATCGCGCGCATGGTCGACGAGGACGTCTACTGCATCGACGTGCTCACGCAGATCGCCGCCGTGACCAAGGCGCTGCAGGCCGTGAGCATCGGGCTCGTCGAGGACCACCTCGGGCACTGCGTCGTCGACGCCGCACGCCGGGACCCCGACGAGGGCCAGGCGAAGGTCAAGGAGGCCGCCGACGCGATCGCCCGCCTCGTGCGCAGCTGA
- a CDS encoding heavy-metal-associated domain-containing protein, with protein MTTTTFGVDGMTCAHCVQHVTTELQAIPGVSDVAVDLVVGGSSQVTVTSEAPLADEAVAAAVDEAGYALTPRRSLL; from the coding sequence ATGACCACCACCACGTTCGGCGTCGACGGCATGACCTGCGCGCACTGCGTCCAGCACGTCACCACCGAGCTCCAGGCCATCCCGGGCGTCAGCGACGTCGCGGTCGACCTCGTCGTCGGCGGCTCGTCGCAGGTCACCGTCACGTCCGAGGCACCCCTGGCCGACGAGGCCGTGGCCGCCGCCGTCGACGAGGCCGGCTACGCACTGACCCCGCGCCGCTCGCTCCTGTGA
- a CDS encoding heavy metal translocating P-type ATPase, giving the protein MSTDQQPGTSRPPTLVVDLAVEGMTCASCVARVEKRLQRLPGVTASVNLPLESAHVEGVDPSVTPDDLVAAVRAAGYDARVTSPIGTPAPHEPASDEPASDEPASDEHASDEHASDEHASDEHGGHDSMDHGAMDHGAMDDAMLAEHALSAHAMAPGHDMSPDEDTSAPTDARGADLRRRLVVAAVLTVPVVALSMVPATQFRGWQWVVAALALPVATWAAWPFHRAAARAARHGASTMDTLVSIGIVAATAWSLWALLLGGTGELGITMRPTLWPRAASGMEGTQMPELYFEVAAVVTTFLLAGRFAEHRSRRRAGDALRALLDLGAKDVALVVTGADGRRTERRVPVDRLRVGDEFAVRPGEKVATDGVVVSGTSALDTSLLTGEPVPVEVGPGDEVTGATVNASGALVVRATRVGADTRLAQIGRLVAQAQTGKAPVQRLADRISAVFVPVVLVLALGTLVVWLATGSGAQAAFTAAVAVLIIACPCALGLATPTALLVGTGRGAQLGILIKGPQVLERTRRVDTVVLDKTGTVTQGRMALTDVLVPDGAATSADEALRFAAAVERQAEHPIGQAVAAAWDARAAAGAAGAHGGSDEPVRGVGADGVQIGSDEVYDFAAVAGRGVVGVVRTAHSGVGLGRRVLVGRPAWLAEQGVDTGDLTAGFDAAEADGATAVMVAWDGRARATLVVRDPLKDTSREAVDELRALGLRPVLLTGDNAGAAHAVAREVGIDEVVAHVLPEDKVEVVQRLQAQGRQVAMVGDGVNDAAALATADLGLAMGTGTDVAIEAADVTLVRGDLRSAAQAIRLSRRTLRIIKQNLFWAFAYNVAAIPLAALGLLNPMIAGAAMAASSVLVVTNSLRLRTFA; this is encoded by the coding sequence ATGAGCACCGACCAGCAGCCCGGCACGAGCCGGCCACCGACCCTCGTCGTCGACCTCGCCGTCGAGGGCATGACGTGCGCGTCGTGCGTCGCGCGCGTCGAGAAGCGCCTGCAGCGGCTGCCCGGCGTCACCGCGAGCGTCAACCTGCCGCTCGAGTCCGCGCACGTCGAGGGCGTCGACCCGTCCGTCACGCCCGACGACCTCGTGGCCGCCGTCCGCGCCGCGGGCTACGACGCACGCGTCACCTCCCCGATCGGCACACCCGCACCCCACGAGCCCGCGTCCGACGAGCCTGCGTCCGACGAGCCTGCGTCCGACGAGCACGCGTCCGACGAGCACGCGTCCGACGAGCACGCGTCCGACGAGCACGGCGGGCACGACTCGATGGATCACGGGGCGATGGACCACGGGGCGATGGACGACGCGATGCTCGCCGAGCACGCACTGTCCGCGCACGCGATGGCGCCCGGCCACGACATGTCGCCCGACGAGGACACCTCCGCGCCGACCGACGCGCGCGGCGCCGACCTGCGTCGACGCCTCGTCGTCGCGGCGGTCCTCACCGTGCCGGTGGTCGCGCTGTCCATGGTCCCCGCGACGCAGTTCCGCGGCTGGCAGTGGGTCGTCGCGGCGCTCGCGCTGCCCGTCGCGACGTGGGCGGCGTGGCCGTTCCACCGCGCCGCGGCGCGCGCGGCCCGGCACGGCGCGTCGACCATGGACACGCTCGTGAGCATCGGGATCGTCGCGGCGACCGCCTGGTCGCTGTGGGCGCTGCTCCTGGGTGGCACGGGCGAGCTCGGCATCACCATGCGACCGACGCTGTGGCCACGTGCCGCGTCCGGCATGGAGGGCACGCAGATGCCCGAGCTGTACTTCGAGGTCGCGGCGGTCGTCACGACGTTCCTGCTCGCGGGCCGGTTCGCCGAGCACCGCTCGCGCCGCCGCGCCGGCGACGCGCTGCGCGCGCTGCTCGACCTGGGCGCCAAGGACGTCGCGCTCGTCGTGACCGGCGCCGACGGGCGGCGCACCGAGCGGCGCGTGCCGGTCGACCGGCTGCGCGTGGGCGACGAGTTCGCGGTGCGGCCCGGTGAGAAGGTCGCGACCGACGGCGTCGTCGTCTCCGGCACGTCCGCGCTGGACACCTCGCTGCTCACGGGCGAGCCCGTGCCGGTCGAGGTCGGGCCGGGCGACGAGGTCACGGGCGCGACGGTCAACGCGTCGGGCGCGCTCGTCGTGCGGGCGACGCGCGTGGGCGCGGACACGCGGCTCGCGCAGATCGGCCGGCTGGTCGCGCAGGCGCAGACCGGCAAGGCGCCCGTGCAGCGCCTCGCGGACCGCATCTCGGCGGTGTTCGTGCCGGTGGTGCTCGTGCTCGCGCTCGGCACGCTCGTGGTGTGGCTCGCGACCGGCTCGGGTGCGCAGGCCGCGTTCACCGCGGCGGTCGCGGTGCTGATCATCGCGTGCCCCTGCGCGCTGGGCCTGGCCACGCCGACCGCGCTGCTGGTCGGCACGGGCCGCGGCGCGCAGCTCGGCATCCTCATCAAGGGCCCGCAGGTGCTCGAGCGCACGCGTCGCGTCGACACCGTGGTGCTCGACAAGACGGGGACGGTCACGCAGGGCCGCATGGCGCTGACCGACGTGCTCGTGCCCGACGGCGCGGCGACGAGCGCGGACGAGGCCCTGCGGTTCGCCGCGGCGGTCGAGCGGCAGGCTGAGCACCCGATCGGCCAGGCCGTCGCCGCCGCGTGGGACGCGCGCGCGGCAGCGGGTGCGGCGGGTGCGCACGGGGGTTCCGACGAGCCCGTGCGCGGCGTCGGGGCCGACGGTGTACAGATCGGCTCCGACGAGGTGTACGACTTCGCCGCGGTCGCCGGGCGAGGCGTCGTGGGCGTGGTCCGCACCGCGCACTCGGGCGTCGGGCTCGGGCGCCGCGTGCTCGTGGGACGCCCCGCCTGGCTCGCCGAGCAGGGCGTCGACACCGGCGACCTGACCGCCGGCTTCGACGCGGCCGAGGCCGACGGCGCCACCGCAGTCATGGTGGCGTGGGACGGGCGGGCCCGCGCGACGCTCGTCGTCCGCGACCCGCTCAAGGACACCTCGCGCGAGGCCGTCGACGAGCTGCGCGCGCTCGGCCTGCGGCCGGTGCTCCTCACGGGCGACAACGCGGGCGCCGCCCACGCGGTCGCACGCGAGGTCGGCATCGACGAGGTCGTCGCCCACGTGCTGCCCGAGGACAAGGTCGAGGTCGTGCAGCGCCTGCAGGCGCAGGGTCGCCAGGTCGCGATGGTCGGCGACGGCGTCAACGACGCCGCGGCCCTGGCGACCGCCGACCTGGGCCTCGCGATGGGCACCGGCACCGACGTCGCGATCGAGGCCGCGGACGTGACCCTGGTGCGCGGCGACCTGCGCTCCGCCGCGCAGGCGATCCGCCTGTCGCGCCGGACCCTGCGCATCATCAAGCAGAACCTGTTCTGGGCGTTCGCGTACAACGTCGCGGCCATCCCGCTCGCGGCCCTCGGGCTGCTCAACCCGATGATCGCCGGCGCCGCGATGGCCGCCTCGTCGGTGCTCGTCGTGACGAACTCCCTGCGCCTGCGCACGTTCGCCTGA
- a CDS encoding ABC transporter permease: protein MTATHAVPARPALVGSGRPPALWRLVWLHARLGFVETVRIPIAVIGNLLFPALALLFFVVPQREVAQDPVAALVAVAQLGTFAVMSTCLFSFGAGVSEDRAQPFDPYLRTLPAGPGPRLTGRVLNGLLWSYCALAPVVLVGWLLTAAELGWWQALQCLVLVVGVAVPFLLLGLAIGYRMSAKAAIAVVQAVLFPLAFAGGLFMPPQVFPPWLDTLSKALPSRAVRDLVVQVTAGVDAYPLALPVLLGWTALFATLAVVAYRADEGRRFR, encoded by the coding sequence ATGACCGCCACCCACGCGGTGCCCGCACGGCCCGCGCTCGTCGGGTCCGGGCGCCCGCCCGCGCTCTGGCGGCTCGTCTGGCTGCACGCGCGGCTCGGCTTCGTCGAGACCGTGCGCATCCCGATCGCCGTGATCGGCAACCTGCTGTTCCCCGCGCTCGCGCTGCTGTTCTTCGTGGTGCCGCAGCGCGAGGTCGCGCAGGACCCGGTGGCCGCGCTCGTCGCGGTCGCGCAGCTCGGCACGTTCGCGGTGATGTCGACGTGCCTGTTCTCGTTCGGCGCGGGCGTCTCGGAGGACCGCGCGCAGCCGTTCGACCCGTACCTGCGCACGCTGCCCGCCGGTCCCGGCCCGCGCCTGACGGGTCGCGTGCTCAACGGGCTGCTGTGGTCGTACTGCGCGCTGGCGCCCGTGGTGCTCGTCGGGTGGCTGCTCACCGCGGCGGAGCTGGGCTGGTGGCAGGCGCTGCAGTGCCTCGTGCTCGTCGTCGGCGTCGCGGTGCCGTTCCTGCTGCTGGGGCTCGCGATCGGGTACCGGATGTCCGCGAAGGCCGCGATCGCCGTCGTGCAGGCCGTGCTGTTCCCGCTCGCGTTCGCCGGTGGGCTGTTCATGCCGCCGCAGGTGTTCCCGCCGTGGCTCGACACGCTGTCCAAGGCGCTGCCCTCGCGTGCCGTGCGCGACCTCGTCGTGCAGGTCACGGCCGGCGTGGACGCGTACCCGCTCGCGCTGCCCGTGCTGCTCGGGTGGACCGCGCTGTTCGCGACGCTCGCCGTGGTGGCGTACCGCGCCGACGAGGGTCGCCGCTTCCGCTGA
- a CDS encoding ABC transporter ATP-binding protein: MTRAELRRDRRHDEGRVDERRADERRADEGRADELVVVAEHVTRRFGSVVALDDVSLSVGHGELVGLLGPNGAGKTTLLSLVSGLRKPDSGTVRLFGGDPRDARSRLALGTTPQETGLPSTLRVQEVVALVAGHYAAPMPTGELLERFGLQDLARRQTGGLSGGQKRRLAVALALVGRPRLVLLDEPTTGLDVEGRHVLWQALRDYHADGATVLLTSHYLEEVEALAHRVVVVGQGRVLADGGLADVVALVARRRVLVTVPADALPRVERLPGVETLDASGRPDGVRLTLLAADADELVRTLVGQDVPFHDLEVRGASLEEAFLALTARDGTPLAGTPLDGTFVPRLAHQEDRS, from the coding sequence ATGACGCGCGCGGAGCTGCGGCGGGACCGACGGCACGACGAGGGCCGGGTCGACGAGCGCCGGGCCGACGAGCGCCGGGCCGACGAGGGTCGGGCCGACGAGCTCGTGGTCGTCGCCGAGCACGTCACGCGGCGGTTCGGGTCGGTCGTGGCGCTCGACGACGTGTCGCTGAGCGTGGGCCACGGCGAGCTCGTCGGGCTGCTCGGCCCCAACGGCGCGGGCAAGACGACGCTGCTCAGCCTCGTGTCCGGTCTGCGGAAGCCCGACTCCGGCACCGTCCGGCTGTTCGGTGGGGACCCGCGCGACGCGCGCTCGCGGCTGGCCCTGGGCACCACGCCGCAGGAGACCGGCCTGCCCTCGACCCTGCGCGTGCAGGAGGTCGTCGCGCTCGTCGCGGGCCACTACGCCGCGCCCATGCCGACCGGCGAGCTGCTCGAGCGGTTCGGCCTGCAGGACCTCGCGCGCCGCCAGACCGGTGGCCTGTCCGGCGGGCAGAAGCGGCGGCTCGCGGTCGCGCTCGCGCTCGTCGGGCGGCCCCGGCTCGTGCTGCTCGACGAGCCCACCACGGGCCTCGACGTCGAGGGCCGGCACGTGCTGTGGCAGGCGCTGCGCGACTACCACGCCGACGGTGCGACGGTGCTGCTGACGAGCCACTACCTCGAGGAGGTCGAGGCGCTCGCGCACCGCGTGGTGGTGGTCGGGCAGGGCCGCGTGCTCGCCGACGGCGGGCTGGCGGACGTGGTCGCGCTCGTCGCGCGCCGCCGCGTGCTCGTGACCGTGCCCGCGGATGCGCTGCCGCGCGTCGAGCGGCTGCCCGGAGTCGAGACGCTCGACGCGTCCGGCCGGCCCGACGGCGTGCGGCTCACGCTGCTCGCCGCCGACGCCGACGAGCTCGTGCGCACGCTCGTCGGGCAGGACGTGCCGTTCCACGACCTCGAGGTGCGCGGCGCGTCGCTCGAGGAGGCGTTCCTCGCCCTCACGGCCCGCGACGGCACGCCCCTCGCCGGCACTCCTCTCGACGGCACGTTCGTGCCGCGGCTCGCCCACCAGGAGGACCGCTCATGA
- a CDS encoding transcriptional regulator, translating to MPDDELDPVIHAPARLRVVATLVGLGDGDRIAFPRLRALLEMTAGNLSTHLRRLEEAGYVTITKTYEGRSPATYVALTPAGRLAFDVYAQRLRELLGSGR from the coding sequence GTGCCTGACGACGAGCTCGACCCCGTGATCCACGCCCCGGCGCGGCTGCGCGTCGTCGCGACCCTCGTGGGCCTCGGCGACGGCGACCGCATCGCGTTCCCCCGCCTGCGCGCGCTGCTGGAGATGACCGCGGGGAACCTGTCCACCCATCTGCGGCGCCTCGAGGAGGCGGGTTACGTGACCATCACCAAGACGTACGAGGGCCGGTCGCCCGCGACGTACGTCGCGCTGACCCCGGCCGGACGCCTCGCGTTCGACGTCTACGCGCAGCGCCTGCGCGAGCTCCTGGGGAGCGGACGATGA